Within Sorghum bicolor cultivar BTx623 chromosome 2, Sorghum_bicolor_NCBIv3, whole genome shotgun sequence, the genomic segment TAAACTGGAGGCAGAAGAACGAGGAATTGGGGCCACAAACCGATTGGGATAAGAGGTGCATCAGAACCACCACAGAGCATAACGTCCTGAAAGATTATGAATAAGGTCACAAATAAAAAGTTACTTTTCAAAGAGAACATGGAAGGTTGGAGTTACTTACAGCTTCACCTCTTCTGATGTGGTTTGCTGCATTAAGAATACAGAAGTTACTGGTAGCACAAGCTGTGGAAATAGAATAGTTTGGTCCCATCCATCCCTGTAAGTCACAGAAAGTATGAGCTGTGGTAATCACTGTTATCTAAatagaaaattataaaaaaagaaTCAGATCATGTCACACCAGATCCATTGCAAGGATTGCAGAGCCCATATTCGTAGTTGCAAAAGGAACACAAAATGGGTTCATTTTCTTGTAAGAGACCCTCAGTGCTTCAATTGCATCATTAAAAACCTGCTTGACAGTCCATCATAACTTGTATCAGGATAAGGGAAACAGGTTCCATGGATAGTTgtaattcatcaagatatacaactAAATGTTAGTATACTGTGAGAATACAAACCTTCATGCCGCCCATTGCAGAACCAATGAGAACCCCACACCTGGTTTTGTCCAACTCATTCCTCAGTTCCTCGGTGAGTCCACCATTTTCTAATGCCTTCTTTCCAGCAGTTATCAGATATAGCATAAACTTGTCCATCCGCTTTGCAAGTTTAGGTGCAACCCAACCATCAGTTGAAAATGATTTTATCTCTCCTGCAATTCTCTGTATTAAAGTCCAATATCAATCACTGCATGGTAACATTTGACCAAATTGCAAAACCAGCCCAAGCACCACTCCCAAAAAAAATTGAAGGTAAATCATATGCTCTGTATTACCGTGGGGAAGTTGGAACAGTCAAACCTCTCAATCTCACTTATTCCGCTAACACCATCAAGAAGATTGTTGTAAAACACGTCAGGATCATGGCCCAATGGTGTCACTACACCCATGCCAGTGACAACCACCCTCCTTTGTTTGATATCGGGTTTCTTCTTTTCGATGACACTTCTTTCAGCTTGTAAGGCAACAGCCATAGCCATTCCTGCAAACCACAACCAATTTGTTGAGACCCTTGTCAGCTTGAGTGACAAACAAAATGCAGCCTGGAGAGGGTGAACAAACATGCACACTGGACAAAACTAAAGAAATTGTTTGTTTGATGCAAGATGGGCCATGACAAATGTGACCCCTAATTCTTTGATTTATTTTGGGCGTTATGGAGTCTTCCAAAACCACCCTTAATATTTTATATTAGGAATGAGAAAAACCCATTCTATCCGGATTCTCAAGTCAAACTGAAAGAAAATGATGTTGAAGACACCAGTTCAGCAGCAGCCAGAAGCGAATGCATCCCAAGCAGAAGCAGGGGAACCTAAAACCCACGCAGACTAAACTACTACAAGTCACTACACAAGATCCTCAGCACAATCCAGAGAATAGTCCTCGTCCTGCAGACGCATTACGCTTACGCATCGCAAACGCAGAATATGACAGCCGAAAACAGGATAAAAAATCGCACATTTACCCTGGGCGATACTACCGATGCTGAGAAACTACACTAGGATTACACACGTATGTGCATGCAAGGATCTAACAAAGCGAACAAAGGACATGAGACAACCAAATGCTGAGTGTATCTCGTCTCACCAGAGCGCGCCAAGCCGCGGCGCCGCGCGccgaggcggcggcgctggccGAGCATGACGCCGCCCCCAGCGCCGCTTCCGCCGGGGCAGCAATGCTTCTGCTTGTACTCTTCGGCGTCGCATGCCGCAGATAAGCACGCGGCGACGAGCCACGTGCAGAGTGGGCCTGCCACGGCCGCCATTGCCCGTCCCCCCCGGTTGTGTGGACGCCGCCCCTCCCGCTCACGGCCTGATGGATCTCTCCCACCGTACGGAGCGGCACGAGGGAGTCGGATTCCGCGGAGTGGGCACCGGCGGCGCGCCCCTGTCCAAGAACGGCGGAGGCCAAGGACCTGGGTGGGAGCACGACGAGATGCGGGGGGCGGCCGCGCGATGGCTGGCTCGGGGCCGAAGAAACGAACGAGGAGCGGGAATGGAGCACGAGAGGAGGAGGTGCGTCGATCTCACGAGGAAAGGAGGTGGCTTGCGCGCATCGAAGGGGTGTGGGCGGGAGCCGCCATTGGCAGTGCCAAGTGCTCGACGGGAGGAGTGGAGGGACGGGGACgactggaggaggaggggggttGGGGGAGTTTAATATAGGAGGAGGAGAAAATTGGGAGATTTTTGCTGGATTTTTAAATTCAACGGAGTATTTTTGTTGTAAATCCTTTTTCCACTGTTCCTCTCAACATTTTTGTCCCTTTTGAGCCCTAATTGTTTTTTATACCAAAGATGGTGGGCCCCATTTGATTTTGGTTTTGAGATGTTTAGATTTAGAACCGGAGAGACCAGTTACTCAACACTCATCAAGCCAGTGGGGATCTCTCGACTAAATTTTTTATTTCATTGTCTTTTTTGTTTGGGTTTGGTTGGTGAGACTAGGGAGTGAATGTgtaggggagagagagagagagagatgggaacctttttgttttcttttgttttttttaagtaGTCATTTTGGAGGGAGGGTGAATGAATGAGGACAGTTATTTTGGAATTTGTTACTATGGCATTTTGGCTAGTCTCACACAAGAGGAGGAGATTTGGGGCGAGAATGAGATTGGAATTCGAGGCAAGGAAAATAGAGGCACCAAATATGCTTGGGTCACCAGGTGGGACCGCAAAAACACTATGTAATAATTATATTTGTTTTGTGGACACCAGTTTATGTGAGCATAAAAAATGGAGGTCcatttatatatatgtgtgtgctgTGTGCATGTCCACGTCTGCACCAAATAAAGCTTTTACCTTTATACTAGTATATATACCTTTGCCGATTTGATATGAATAACCGAGTTAACCTTTTCAAACGCCAAAGTGTACTTGAGGTTGGTTTATACACGTGCTGACGTGCACGCATGTTTCCCTTTCGCTTCATCCTACGTACAGTCGTCGGACACGTTAAAAGTACTGTATGGCCTAGGCGGCTGCCTGCTACTGGAAATTATAGACTGCAGGTGTAGCTAGTATTTCTTTAACTTGTAATAGTTTTATCCTTTAAACAACGGCACGTcattttgtttagttcacccaaaaactaaatttttttttaagatttcccgtcacatcgaatcttatgacacatgcacggagcattaaatataaatgaaaataaaaattaattacacagtttgtctgtaaatcgcgagacgaatcttttaagcctagttactccataattagataatgtttgccaaataaaaacgaaagtgctacaatgttaaaataaaaaaatgaaactaAAAGGCCTGAGTTTCATGAATGAGAAGGGGTCAAACTTATAACAGAAAGTATTGTtgactgatttgttatgagagaaaaaacacTAATGAAATGACTGACAGATTCAGGTGAGATCTCAGCGAACAAGCACCAattgagaaaaacaaaaaggtgATAATCTTTTGTGAAATAAATCATACAAGATACAACCAAACGGAATCTATTTCTGTCCACTTGAACTTACGAGCATTCCTtttaaactataaaataattttttcTCAAAATAAATCAATATCAGCCGAAAAACTAATCATCGAACAGGAGTAGTACCCAGTCATTGTTGCAAACTGGTAAATCATCATTCATACACACGATTGTTTTGCTCCGTTGCAAACAGGTGGTACATTGAGAGTCAGACACGTTcaaagtcttgtttagttcaaaaaaaaaatgtaaaatttttcacattctccgtcacatcaaatcttacagtacgtatataaagtattaaatataaaaaaagaaataattaattatacagtttacctataatttgtgagacgaaccttttgagcctagttaatttatgattagataatatttattaaatacaaacgaaagtgatatagtgtttattttgcattttttttaactaaacaaggcatgggCTACGCTACCAGTGGTGGAGCCAGAATTTTAAAATTGGGTATTCCTACTTTCACAAAGTTAATCTATAGGTTGAAAATATAGTCAATTGTACTGCAAGTTAGCAACTTTAAACTAATATTTGCTTTCTAGAATATAGACTTCTAATTGAAATGCTAGTTTTTTACATGTTTTGAGCTTAAATGTGCAAAATACTATATATTATAGCAttatacatttatatatataagtgtatacatatatttatataaaagtaTACTAAAATAGTTAGGTATTTCCATGGAAATACCCCTAGATCGCCACTGTACGCTACGTACGGTCTTGTCCGTTTGCTGACGGGCTGGACGCCTGGTGGTGGGCTTGCTAAAGTCGTCTCTGCTCTGTCACTCTGTCATGGTCTTAATAATCTCTCATTATATTTGCACATCGCTGCGCACGGTGCTTGCCAGAACCCAGAACGTGTTGCGGCTGCTCATCAGCTCAGCGCTGTAGTACACGCCTGCTGTGAGGAGAGAAATCAGTGTAGAAAAGCTGACTCTCACAGCGCTGTACTTGCCATCAATGATCAAATCAACCGATTCAGTTTCAGTCCGATACGATAGTGTACGAGCTAGGCCGGCCGCACTCAGACAGGCCCCGGCATTCTCCCCACCGCTCGCGCTCGGCACGGGCCTCGGCTTTCAGCTTGCCGGCCTGTGTTGGCCTGTTGGGCCTGTAAGACTGCTGGTGAGCTGAGCCGTCCGCGGACACGTACGTGTACGTCGCCTCGCCTCTAGTCGGTACAAAGCCGCAACGCGGTTGAGTCGGATCACGTCAGCACCAGCAGCACGGGAGCCAAGGACCTTCGTTGACGATTGTCCAAGGACAATAATATCCTCATTGAATTCCCATGCGCAAGCGCAATATACTATATTTCGTCAGAGTTTAGGCCTTGTAaagtttgcaaaaaattttacaaaataactatgtaatactttcgtttatatttaacaatattgtccaatcattgactaaggccttgtttagttgcgaaaaaatttcggatttcgctactgtagcacttttgtttttatttgacaaatattgtccaatcatgaactaaataggatcaaaagattcgtctcacgatttacagacaaactgtgtaattagtttttgttttcgtctatatttaatgcttgatgcatgtgccacaagatttgatgtgacggagaatattgaaaactttttggatttcggggtgaactaaacaaggcctaactagtctcaaaaaatttatctcgcaaattataaacaaattatgtaattagttatttttttatctatatttaatacttcatgcatgtgtcgtaaaatttgatgtgatggagaatctttaaaagtttcataaattttttgggaactaaacatccTCTTAAAGGTGTGGTCACCGTACTTTCTTCCTCTGTCAGTGTATCCGCTTGTCTAAAAAGTCATAGCtattgctgatttattatgaaaaaaatacTGTTGGGAACTATTTCAGACATCAAAATCTTATATAAATACATTAATAAATGAATCCGAGCCGGGCGCGAGCGCACCCATCACACGCACGCCAGCACACCACAGGTCGCGTAAATAGACTTTGTGTTTGATTTATAGTGAACTGTAAAAGTGataatatggccttgtttagttccaaaaaattttacaaaataggaatagtagcactttcgtttgtatttgatataaatattatccaattatagactaactaggctcaaaagatttgtctcgtcaattccgaccaaactgtgcaattagtttttatttttatatatatttaatactccatgcatacgtctaaagattcgatgtgacggggaatctgaaaaaatttgcaaatttttttaactaaacaagacctatgtTGTGATGTCGCTAATTAACCTAAGTCGCAGGACTTTGTAGTCTGGCTTGAGCTCGTTGGCCCGTTTCTGGGCAGCTGAACGAAAGAATAAGGCCTTATTCacttcgcaaaattttttggatttcgatatcgtagtatttttgtttttatttgacaaacattgtttaattatggagtaattaggcttaaaagattcgtttcgcgatttacagataaactgtgcaattagtttttgttttatgtacatttaatgtaccatgcatgcatgtatcgcaagattcgatgtgatggggaatcttgaaattttttggaattaaacaaagcctaagtcaACAACTAACCATGAAGTAGCCGCTGTGTACGTCAACCATCAATCCCAAATATTATCGATCCCATCCATCAATCCCACTACATAAATGCGAGAAAAGTCATAAACTTGATCATGGGCAGGTTTTCGCCATCCATAGACCTTAGGTTACAGTACCACAATCAAATCGACAGGACCTGAAATGGATCATGCAAGCCAAATAAATCCCACAACCAAATCGACAGGACGGTAAAATGGATCGTGCAAGCCAAATAAATCCCACGGAAGACGGAATTACAGATGCCAAATATAGTTGGCATTTTGTTATGCTACTGGCTACTAGTAAAAGTAGGAGCGTGACTGAGTTTCCCTATCTAGCTAATGCCATCGATCACATTCACAACTCACATGGGGTACGGTGGTGGTCAACAAAGATACCGAATGAATATAGCTGGTATAATTTGCTATTCGTATTGGCAAATGAAtcatggcagcagcagcagccagtaCTGTTGATTCTTCCAAAAGAAAGCAGCAATGTGCACTGTGCCCTGCATGTTGTGCCTACCTGGCTAACCTGTATGGACCATATAGATACCTAACAAAGCATTAAGAATCGCTTGTTTGCACAAGCAGCATTGATCGAGAGAGTGTGCGCCCATTTTTTATGGACCAAGCACTACAGTGCTCGAAAGATGGCAACAGCCATACTCCTATACAAGAGGGCTAGCTTTGGGCTTGATTGCGTACTGAGGGCACAAGGCTGTGCCACACAGCCATAGTAATTGCTGCTCATGAATGGCGATCGACATCCTCTCGCTTGCAGCAGACTCCAGCAGGCCACATGCTCCTGCGATGCAACGGTACCATCGCCATTGATGTGCGCCCGCCATATAATTGGGCTGCCCTCGTCAATGCGAGCGCAGAAGTTGTGTCGATCGATATCCACCCATGAGGATGTTTGTGATGCCGATGGGCTGTTTGTAATGCTGTAGGAGTATTTGTATCCATCGTCCATGCATCGATTGGATGTTGGATCGGATCAAACatgcttaattttttttttatcatttgatgttaAGCGTTGCGCACATGAGAGAACAATCAAAGAGACCAAGCGGGGAGTTAATACACTGTACTAGAACCCTGATCTGTTTGGTCTATACACCGTGTATGACAGACTTGCTACAttgtccttcttgttcttcttctccatTGTTCCTGAGCATAAGCCTAAGAGCGAACTCATCTGATAATTGAGTTGATGCTTACAAGCACGACGATTAAGTGGTAATAACAAAAGGTCAAAAGCTAAGGTTGTCGTAGATACTTGTAGAAGGGTTACAAAAGCTAAGGTTTGAAATGCAATATGAAAAGTAGATATAGATTGATTTTGATTGATCAGATTACCCTTTAAATTTATAGGGTAGGATAGTCTTATCTCGTTAGGAATCGTTTACAACTTGAACTCTACACTGTTACTATTATTATAGACTTAGGACCGGGCAAAACCGGCCTGTCCAATTTCACCAAAAGCCTCACAGCAAGCCCAGAACGGCTCTCAAAATGAAGGAAGCTAGAGCTTGATGAACCATGACGCTGCTGCAAAACATCATCCAATGGCAAGTACTAGCTTCATCAGAATCTTTTCTGGTCATTTCTTAGATCTGTTACATCTGTACAAGTTCAGCTAGAGTGTCTCAACTTCTGAGTTTCCAAGGTAGTTTGGTTTCGTTCGCATGTCAATTTTTCGCTGGACCGCAGATCAATACAGCTGCAGTCCCATAACATGATAATTTGTCAATGATAGGCACGTAGCTGATAGGATCATAGGAGTACAATCTGAATAGGAAAGGACCATGGTGTTTTAAATGCACTGCAGTTTAGTACTAATCCGTCTGTTCAAAGGACACATGTGTCTTAAAGTCCAAAGTAAGGCAGGGATACGAAATAATATGATCAGCTATTAGTTTCACAAGAATTTTGTCAACTAAACACATGATTCAGAGTTAAGACACATGTGTCCTTTGAACCACTCAGAAGTTAAGACCATCAATAATATGATCAGCTCCTTGTGTTGTTTCTTACCTAATGACACATTATAGTTACACACAATCTAGCCAAATGAAAATTGATGGTTGTTCAGCTAAACATGATTcagagttaaaaaaaaaaacaggcaaCTTGGACATAACAAAACCAGTCACGGCACCTAAAAATATGATGACTTTGGATGAACAAGCAGGAGATTTGTTATTTTAATGGCCTGTTAGGGAAGTGGTAGGTGAAGCATTGCTGATCAGGATGTGGCCAGCACTTGCCTTTTGTCCTCTACCTGAGTTTCTGACATCACATCACACTGAGGCTGAGGAGGCAAGTACTAAAACCTCTGAAGCTGCTGCCTTTCACTCATCTTCCAGCCATCCTTGACTGCAGTGCTCCCTCCCTCCCAAGTCCCTAGAGGTATGGCGCTGCGGCTCACTGTTCCTTCTTCAATTCTCATGTAGTCATGTATGAGGATTTTCTCTCAGTTTTGTGTTCCAATCATGTGGCGAAAGCCTGTGTGCATCTTCTTGATTTCCGCCGAACCCTAGGTGGATGGCCATGTTAGATGCTGCTGCAAATCTTGAATGCTCCCCAACTGTAAGCAATAAAAGGGATTGCCATACTAGACGGCCTGCCAATTTTGTACAGTCCGCGTCTGTATCCGGCATTCCCCCAGATATGGGGGTTATCTTGAATTCAGTGGGGCACCCGTTCAGTTGTGTTTCTTCAGAAAAATATCTTTCAGTTGTGTTGGCCTTCTAAATAAGCGCCACTTCACTTCGGACCTGACTACTTTGATAGTTTGATGAGTGCTCAAGTAGGTCAATCTGTTTTTTGAGGCAAAGTAGGACAATCTGTTTTTTGAGGCAAAGTAGGACAATCTGTTGTAATAGGAGCTGCTCTTCTTTTTCGGTGTTAGGTGCTTGGTGCTAGGTGTTGGGTCGGTGGTAATCCTGGGATTACTGTTGGCCGGTTGTGTactttaaactctacttcctctCAATCTGTTGACACGGTCGCGAAAAAAGTAGGACAATCTGGACTTCCCTGTGCTTTGTAGTCCTGCAGATTCTTAGTATTCTGAATATCTCAGTTTATTTAACCTTTGCAGCAGAAGATAGCAGTATGTTTGGTCCTAACTTAGATATACCCAATCTGAAAGCTTAAGTATTTTTTGAAGAGAAGATGTCTGAAAACTTCAGTGACGACATGGGTTTCAGCTATAGCAGTCTTACACGTCCTTAAAGACAGAGAAGATATTAATTCAATGTTTAGAAAGAATAGGTGCTATGGGCGCATCTTATCATTTATGTGGGGAGGGGAACATATATTGTGAAAATTGGAATATTCCCTTACTAATAAGTCTGTATGATTGTGACATATATGTAGTAGTATATAAATACATCAAAGGGCAGCATGCATTTACATGTATTTAGCATGCCAGCGCACTTCTGAAGAATGAAGTGTGATGAATGCTGAACAGATTGAGTTCTGTTTCAGTTGTGATGAGTAGGACCGAGACTAGATCTGAACAGTGATTTCAGAGTCATTTTAGTTTTCTCGTTTCCCCTTCATGGCCCACTGTTGATCACAGATCAAGAGACGAGTAGAAATCCAGTTTGCTGCCTTTTGTTGTCTGGGCATTGTTGTGTCTCGCTCTAGCCAGAGTCACTATGAAGGTATGATCTGCAGTAGTTATTTTTGCAATAACTACTACACTTAAAACTGCAAATTAGAACGCAATGTCTTCACTGAAAAGTGAAAACATGAGTAGATCAATTAGTCAGTATTTCCTTTAACTTCTAATGGTTGAAATTTTCAGTTGCAATACTAGAATCTGCTGGCTCCATCAAAACTGAAT encodes:
- the LOC8079188 gene encoding 3-oxoacyl-[acyl-carrier-protein] synthase II, chloroplastic, whose translation is MAAVAGPLCTWLVAACLSAACDAEEYKQKHCCPGGSGAGGGVMLGQRRRLGARRRGLARSGMAMAVALQAERSVIEKKKPDIKQRRVVVTGMGVVTPLGHDPDVFYNNLLDGVSGISEIERFDCSNFPTRIAGEIKSFSTDGWVAPKLAKRMDKFMLYLITAGKKALENGGLTEELRNELDKTRCGVLIGSAMGGMKVFNDAIEALRVSYKKMNPFCVPFATTNMGSAILAMDLGWMGPNYSISTACATSNFCILNAANHIRRGEADVMLCGGSDAPLIPIGLGGFVACRALSQRNSDPTKASRPWDMGRDGFVMGEGAGVLVLEELEHAKERGATIYAEFLGGSFTCDAYHMTEPHPEGRGITLCIEKALADAGVAREEINYVNAHATSTQAGDLKEYEAIVRCFRQNPQLRVNSTKSMTGHLIGAAGGIEAVASVQAIRTGWVHPNLNLENPEDTVDVGVLVGSQKERCEVKVALSNSFGFGGHNSSILFAPFK